One Streptosporangium sp. NBC_01495 DNA window includes the following coding sequences:
- a CDS encoding serine/threonine-protein kinase → MPRTEPRDPGGLGQVGDYRLAARIGHGGQGEVYRAVTPSGADVAVKVLHARLSGDPDARRRFFREVELARRVAPFCTARVLDMGLQGERPYIVSEFVAGASLQHVVRQDGPRSGSGLERLAVATATALAAIHRAGIVHRDFKPSNVIMGPEGPVVIDFGISRALDNTATQTGAMGTPGYMAPEQIAAGPVGPAADVFSWAATMVYAATGRQAFPGASVPAMLYAILHGTADLSGLPEGLRSLVEACLAKDPGSRPTAAALVRTLTGEDLPSPRPDPGTSSGTSPDLSPSPTPGSGGDATAPAGPGRATEALPAPGTRAIPRRALVAAGLAAVLAAGVLTVWFWPRGTDDTGTDSSRTTTTLTGTPGTPGTSGTSGTSGTSSTPSVAPSSSVPFGAPVGEPMTAHANDVRAVAVDVLDGTPVVVSGSDDESARVLDLATGEQLGATLSGHTEWVRAVAVGRLDGVPIAVTGSDDDTARVWNLRTGQSIGPVLAGHAGDVKAVAVGELDGVPIAVTGGADERARVWNLRTGQEFGAPLAGHRGTVWAVAIGELDGSPIAVTTGDDGTVRVWDLATRKQLGDSLTGHTGWVRSVALGELGGKPVAVTGGEDRTARVWDLTTGNQLGAPLSGHTGWVWSVAFGEVGGKPVAVTGGEDRTARVWDLGTRKQLGGPLSGHTDCVWTVAFGELGGLPVAVTGSRDETIRVWSLGPPLPSPRS, encoded by the coding sequence TTGCCTCGTACCGAGCCACGTGATCCGGGCGGCCTCGGACAGGTGGGCGACTACCGGCTGGCCGCTCGGATCGGGCACGGTGGCCAGGGCGAGGTCTACCGGGCGGTGACCCCGTCGGGTGCCGATGTCGCGGTCAAGGTGCTGCACGCCCGGCTCTCCGGGGATCCCGACGCTCGCCGCCGGTTCTTCCGCGAGGTCGAGCTGGCCCGGCGGGTCGCCCCTTTCTGCACGGCGCGGGTGCTCGACATGGGGCTCCAGGGCGAGCGGCCGTACATCGTGAGCGAGTTCGTCGCTGGTGCGTCACTGCAGCACGTCGTGCGGCAGGACGGCCCACGGTCGGGCAGTGGGCTGGAGCGGCTCGCGGTCGCCACGGCGACCGCGCTGGCCGCGATCCACCGGGCCGGGATCGTGCACCGCGATTTCAAGCCGAGCAACGTCATCATGGGTCCCGAAGGCCCGGTGGTCATCGACTTCGGGATCTCGCGCGCCCTTGACAACACCGCCACGCAGACCGGGGCGATGGGTACGCCCGGCTACATGGCGCCGGAGCAGATCGCTGCGGGACCCGTCGGCCCGGCGGCGGACGTGTTCAGCTGGGCCGCCACGATGGTCTACGCGGCCACGGGCCGACAGGCCTTTCCCGGCGCCTCGGTTCCCGCGATGCTGTACGCGATCTTGCACGGCACCGCGGACCTCTCTGGCCTGCCGGAAGGACTGCGGTCCCTGGTGGAGGCATGCCTGGCGAAGGATCCCGGCAGCCGTCCCACCGCGGCCGCCCTGGTCCGGACCCTGACCGGCGAAGATCTCCCAAGTCCGAGGCCGGATCCAGGCACGAGCTCAGGCACGAGCCCGGACCTGAGCCCGAGCCCGACTCCGGGGTCGGGCGGTGACGCCACAGCCCCGGCCGGTCCCGGTCGTGCGACCGAGGCCCTGCCCGCACCGGGTACGCGTGCGATCCCGCGTCGCGCCCTGGTCGCGGCCGGACTGGCGGCCGTCCTGGCGGCGGGGGTGTTGACCGTGTGGTTCTGGCCGCGCGGTACGGACGACACCGGCACGGACTCCTCCCGGACGACCACCACCCTCACCGGTACGCCCGGTACACCCGGCACGTCGGGCACGTCGGGCACGTCGGGCACATCGAGTACACCGAGCGTCGCCCCGTCGTCCTCGGTGCCGTTCGGTGCACCGGTCGGCGAGCCGATGACCGCTCACGCCAACGACGTACGGGCGGTGGCGGTCGACGTGCTCGATGGCACCCCCGTGGTGGTGAGCGGATCCGACGACGAGAGCGCCCGCGTGCTGGACCTCGCCACCGGTGAGCAGCTCGGTGCGACCCTGTCCGGGCACACGGAATGGGTCCGGGCGGTCGCGGTCGGCCGTCTCGACGGCGTCCCCATCGCGGTGACCGGCAGCGACGACGACACCGCCCGGGTCTGGAATCTGAGAACCGGCCAATCGATCGGTCCAGTCCTCGCCGGGCACGCCGGTGACGTCAAGGCGGTGGCCGTGGGCGAGCTGGACGGTGTCCCCATCGCGGTGACCGGCGGCGCCGACGAGCGCGCACGGGTGTGGAACCTGCGCACCGGCCAGGAGTTCGGTGCCCCCCTCGCCGGGCACAGGGGCACGGTGTGGGCGGTGGCCATCGGCGAGCTCGACGGCTCGCCGATCGCGGTCACCACCGGCGACGACGGCACCGTCCGCGTCTGGGACCTCGCCACCAGGAAACAGCTCGGCGACTCCCTGACCGGCCACACCGGCTGGGTCCGGTCGGTGGCGCTCGGTGAGCTCGGCGGGAAGCCCGTCGCCGTCACCGGTGGCGAGGACAGGACCGCCCGCGTCTGGGATCTCACGACAGGGAACCAGCTCGGCGCCCCCCTGTCCGGCCACACCGGCTGGGTCTGGTCGGTGGCGTTCGGCGAGGTCGGCGGGAAGCCCGTCGCCGTCACCGGTGGCGAGGACAGGACCGCCCGCGTCTGGGATCTCGGCACGCGAAAGCAACTCGGCGGCCCTCTCTCCGGTCACACCGACTGCGTGTGGACGGTGGCCTTCGGCGAGCTCGGCGGGCTGCCCGTCGCGGTCACCGGCAGCAGGGACGAGACGATCCGGGTGTGGAGTCTCGGCCCGCCCCTGCCGTCGCCGAGGTCCTGA